A single Diceros bicornis minor isolate mBicDic1 chromosome 7, mDicBic1.mat.cur, whole genome shotgun sequence DNA region contains:
- the CAVIN3 gene encoding caveolae-associated protein 3, whose amino-acid sequence MGESALEPGPVAGAPAGGPVHAVTVVTLLEKLATMLEALQERQGGLARRQGGLAGSVRRIQSGLGALSRSHDTTSNTLTQLLAKAERVGSHADAAQERAVRRAAQVQRLEANHGLLVARGKLHVLLFKEEAEIPASAFQKAPEPLGPEDQSEPSPELLEAEVGESSDEEPVESRAQRLRRTGLQKVQSLRRALSGRKGPAAPTPTPVKPPRLGPGRSAGGQPEAQPALESKQEPEPPQDAEEDPGRPEAAEAAVLQIESAA is encoded by the exons ATGGGGGAGAGCGCGCTGGAGCCCGGGCCTGTGGCCGGAGCGCCGGCAGGGGGCCCCGTGCACGCCGTGACGGTGGTGACCCTGCTAGAGAAGCTGGCCACCATGCTGGAGGCGCTGCAGGAGCGGCAGGGGGGCCTGGCTCGGAGGCAGGGCGGCCTGGCGGGCTCCGTGCGCCGCATCCAGAGCGGCCTGGGCGCGCTGAGTCGCAGCCACGACACCACGAGCAACACGCTGACACAGCTGCTGGCCAAGGCGGAGCGCGTGGGCTCGCACGCTGACGCCGCCCAGGAGCGCGCTGTGCGCCGTGCGGCCCAGGTGCAGCGGCTGGAGGCCAACCACGGGCTGCTGGTGGCGCGCGGGAAGCTCCACGTCCTGCTCTTCAAG GAAGAGGCTGAAATCCCAGCCAGCGCCTTCCAGAAGGCACCGGAGCCCTTAGGACCGGAGGACCAGTCCGAGCCCAGCCCAGAGCTGCTGGAGGCCGAAGTTGGGGAGAGCTCCGACGAGGAGCCGGTGGAGTCCAGGGCGCAGCGTCTGCGGCGCACCGGGTTGCAGAAGGTACAGAGCCTGCGAAGGGCTCTTTCGGGCCGCAAAGGCCCTGCAGCGCCAACGCCCACGCCTGTCAAGCCACCTCGCCTTGGGCCTGGCCGGAGCGCTGGTGGCCAGCCCGAAGCCCAGCCTGCACTGGAGTCCAAGCAGGAGCCAGAACCTCCGCAGGACGCCGAGGAAGATCCCGGGAGACCCGAGGCTGCTGAAGCAGCTGTGCTCCAAATAGAGAGTGCGGCCTGA